In Apis mellifera strain DH4 linkage group LG3, Amel_HAv3.1, whole genome shotgun sequence, one DNA window encodes the following:
- the LOC412843 gene encoding phosphoenolpyruvate carboxykinase [GTP] isoform X1, translated as MSARLVAWPKLVTRRLVVTTPSRRLFTVFTSVRWPGHAGDRQQARRFGPTFLRTLEPRSFNEMPHAVDIYYPQVSTLATNVAKSPSFNNNYEYIGKTPLLNTPSECLSPKLRSYIEECASLCCPKDIYICDGSDIEYDHLLKLMEKMGTISPLTKYENCWLARTNPADVARVEKFTFISTERKSDTVPTTRKDVTGELGNWISPADMDKAILERFPGCMKGRTMYVIPFSMGPVGSTLSKIGIEITDSPYVVCSMRIMTRMGRKVLEALENDNFVKCLHSVGVPKIDSKVNVDCSWPCDPERTIILHKPAKNEIVSYGSGYGGNSLLGKKCFALRIGSTIARNEGWLAEHMLILAITNPKGKKRYITAAFPSACGKTNLAMMKPTLPGYKIECVGDDIAWMKFDKEGRLRAINPEYGFFGVAPGTSSATNPNAMKTIFKNTIFTNVASTSDGGIFWEGLEKEVDDDIEITDWQGKKWTRGSKSLAAHPNSRFCSPAGQCPIIDPAWEDPNGVPIDAILFGGRRPEGVPLVYEARNWQHGVFIGASMKSEATAAAEYKGKIIMHDPFAMRPFFGYNFGHYLDHWLSMGKMKNANLPSIFHVNWFRKNADGKYLWPGFGENSRVLDWIFRRIEGEDIATDSPIGLLPKLESFNLENLKMKIDMEELFRLPKSFWQEEVKELREYFDAQVGDDLPSIIRAELELLSSNVDQL; from the exons ATGTCCGCGAGACTCGTTGCGTGGCCGAAACTGGTAACGAGGAGGTTGGTCGTGACAACACCCTCGAGACGATTATTCACGGTGTTTACGAGCGTTCGTTGGCCGGGACACGCCGGAGATAGGCAACAGGCGAGACGATTCGGCCCGACGTTCTTGAGAACCCTCGAACCGAGATCCTTCAACGAGATGCCGCACGCGGTCGACATATATTATCCGCA AGTTTCCACATTGGCCACTAATGTAGCGAAGAGTCCAtccttcaataataattacgaatatatAGGGAAGACACCTTTGTTGAACACACCATCGGAATGCCTCAGTCCAAAACTTCGTTCGTATATAGAGGAATGTGCATCCCTTTGTTGCCCCAAAGATATCTATATTTGCGATGGAAGCGACATAGAATACGATCACCTGTTGAAACTCATGGAAAAGATGGGAACTATATCACCCttaacaaaatatgaaaattg ttggCTTGCCAGGACGAATCCTGCAGACGTAGCACGAGTTGAGAAATTCACGTTTATCAGCACAGAACGTAAATCCGATACAGTTCCCACTACACGCAAAGATGTTACTGGAGAATTGGGTAATTGGATTTCTCCGGCTGACATGGACAAAGCAATCCTTGAACGTTTTCCAGGATGCATGAAAG GCCGAACAATGTACGTCATTCCATTCAGTATGGGTCCAGTTGGTTCAACTCTTTCAAAAATTGGAATAGAGATTACAGACTCTCCATACGTTGTTTGTTCCATGAGAATAATGACCAGAATGGGTAGAAAAGTTCTAGAAGCTCTtgagaatgataattttgtcAAATGTTTGCATTCTGTCGGTGTTCCAAAGATTGATTCAAAAGTTAATGTTGATTGTTCCTGGCCATGTGATCCAGAAAGAACGATCATTCTTCATAAACCAgccaaaaatgaaatagtcTCTTATGGGAGCGGTTACGGTGGAAATTCTTTGCTCGGTAAAAAATGTTTTGCCTTGAGAATTGGCTCGACTATCGCCAGAAATGAAGGCTGGCTTGCAGAACATATGCTT ATATTGGCTATCACAAATCCAAAAGGTAAAAAGCGTTACATTACTGCTGCATTCCCTAGCGCGTGTGGCAAGACCAACCTGGCCATGATGAAGCCGACATTACCAGGGTACAAAATCGAATGCGTAGGTGATGATATCGCTTGGATGAAATTCGATAAGGAAGGTAGACTTCGTGCCATAAATCCAGAATACGGATTTTTTGGTGTCGCGCCTGGAACTAGCTCCGCCACTAATCCTAACGCCATGAaaactattttcaaaaacacTATCTTCACCAATGTAGCTTCCACTAGTGATGGTGGAATCTTTTGGGAAGGATTGGAGAAAGAAGTTGATGATGATATTGAA ATCACTGATTGGCAAGGCAAGAAATGGACCAGAGGATCCAAATCGCTAGCAGCACATCCAAATTCCAGATTCTGTTCCCCAGCTGGACAGTGTCCTATTATCGATCCAGCTTGGGAAGATCCAAATGGTGTTCCCATAGATGCTATTCTTTTTGGAGGTCGAAGACCAGAAGGTGTTCCTCTTGTATACGAAGCTAGAAATTGGCAACATGGTGTTTTTATTGGAGCTTCGATGAAATCTGAAGCTACTGCTGCAGCAGAATATAAG gGAAAGATAATCATGCACGATCCGTTTGCCATGAGACCCTTCTTTGGCTACAATTTTGGACATTATCTCGATCATTGGCTAAGTATGGGCAAAATGAAGAATGCCAATCTACCAAGTATATTCCACGTGAATTGGTTCAGAAAGAATGCGGATGGCAAATACCTTTGGCCAGGATTCGGTGAGAATTCTCGCGTTCTGGATTGGATTTTTCGCAGAATCGAGGGCGAGGATATTGCTACAGATTCTCCTATAGGTCTATTACCTAAATTAGAATCgttcaatttagaaaatttgaaaatgaaaatagacaTGGAAGAGTTATTCAGATTACCGAAAAGTTTCTGGCAGGAGGAAGTTAAAGAGCTTAGAGAATACTTCGATGCACAAGTCGGTGATGATTTGCCTTCAATCATTCGTGCAGAACTTGAGCTTCTTAGTTCTAATGTAGAtcaactttaa
- the LOC412843 gene encoding phosphoenolpyruvate carboxykinase [GTP] isoform X2 gives MEKMGTISPLTKYENCWLARTNPADVARVEKFTFISTERKSDTVPTTRKDVTGELGNWISPADMDKAILERFPGCMKGRTMYVIPFSMGPVGSTLSKIGIEITDSPYVVCSMRIMTRMGRKVLEALENDNFVKCLHSVGVPKIDSKVNVDCSWPCDPERTIILHKPAKNEIVSYGSGYGGNSLLGKKCFALRIGSTIARNEGWLAEHMLILAITNPKGKKRYITAAFPSACGKTNLAMMKPTLPGYKIECVGDDIAWMKFDKEGRLRAINPEYGFFGVAPGTSSATNPNAMKTIFKNTIFTNVASTSDGGIFWEGLEKEVDDDIEITDWQGKKWTRGSKSLAAHPNSRFCSPAGQCPIIDPAWEDPNGVPIDAILFGGRRPEGVPLVYEARNWQHGVFIGASMKSEATAAAEYKGKIIMHDPFAMRPFFGYNFGHYLDHWLSMGKMKNANLPSIFHVNWFRKNADGKYLWPGFGENSRVLDWIFRRIEGEDIATDSPIGLLPKLESFNLENLKMKIDMEELFRLPKSFWQEEVKELREYFDAQVGDDLPSIIRAELELLSSNVDQL, from the exons ATGGAAAAGATGGGAACTATATCACCCttaacaaaatatgaaaattg ttggCTTGCCAGGACGAATCCTGCAGACGTAGCACGAGTTGAGAAATTCACGTTTATCAGCACAGAACGTAAATCCGATACAGTTCCCACTACACGCAAAGATGTTACTGGAGAATTGGGTAATTGGATTTCTCCGGCTGACATGGACAAAGCAATCCTTGAACGTTTTCCAGGATGCATGAAAG GCCGAACAATGTACGTCATTCCATTCAGTATGGGTCCAGTTGGTTCAACTCTTTCAAAAATTGGAATAGAGATTACAGACTCTCCATACGTTGTTTGTTCCATGAGAATAATGACCAGAATGGGTAGAAAAGTTCTAGAAGCTCTtgagaatgataattttgtcAAATGTTTGCATTCTGTCGGTGTTCCAAAGATTGATTCAAAAGTTAATGTTGATTGTTCCTGGCCATGTGATCCAGAAAGAACGATCATTCTTCATAAACCAgccaaaaatgaaatagtcTCTTATGGGAGCGGTTACGGTGGAAATTCTTTGCTCGGTAAAAAATGTTTTGCCTTGAGAATTGGCTCGACTATCGCCAGAAATGAAGGCTGGCTTGCAGAACATATGCTT ATATTGGCTATCACAAATCCAAAAGGTAAAAAGCGTTACATTACTGCTGCATTCCCTAGCGCGTGTGGCAAGACCAACCTGGCCATGATGAAGCCGACATTACCAGGGTACAAAATCGAATGCGTAGGTGATGATATCGCTTGGATGAAATTCGATAAGGAAGGTAGACTTCGTGCCATAAATCCAGAATACGGATTTTTTGGTGTCGCGCCTGGAACTAGCTCCGCCACTAATCCTAACGCCATGAaaactattttcaaaaacacTATCTTCACCAATGTAGCTTCCACTAGTGATGGTGGAATCTTTTGGGAAGGATTGGAGAAAGAAGTTGATGATGATATTGAA ATCACTGATTGGCAAGGCAAGAAATGGACCAGAGGATCCAAATCGCTAGCAGCACATCCAAATTCCAGATTCTGTTCCCCAGCTGGACAGTGTCCTATTATCGATCCAGCTTGGGAAGATCCAAATGGTGTTCCCATAGATGCTATTCTTTTTGGAGGTCGAAGACCAGAAGGTGTTCCTCTTGTATACGAAGCTAGAAATTGGCAACATGGTGTTTTTATTGGAGCTTCGATGAAATCTGAAGCTACTGCTGCAGCAGAATATAAG gGAAAGATAATCATGCACGATCCGTTTGCCATGAGACCCTTCTTTGGCTACAATTTTGGACATTATCTCGATCATTGGCTAAGTATGGGCAAAATGAAGAATGCCAATCTACCAAGTATATTCCACGTGAATTGGTTCAGAAAGAATGCGGATGGCAAATACCTTTGGCCAGGATTCGGTGAGAATTCTCGCGTTCTGGATTGGATTTTTCGCAGAATCGAGGGCGAGGATATTGCTACAGATTCTCCTATAGGTCTATTACCTAAATTAGAATCgttcaatttagaaaatttgaaaatgaaaatagacaTGGAAGAGTTATTCAGATTACCGAAAAGTTTCTGGCAGGAGGAAGTTAAAGAGCTTAGAGAATACTTCGATGCACAAGTCGGTGATGATTTGCCTTCAATCATTCGTGCAGAACTTGAGCTTCTTAGTTCTAATGTAGAtcaactttaa
- the LOC552399 gene encoding uncharacterized protein LOC552399, which yields MIAEISTEGFQPMTNFNEESLFKLQCLIKATNIQHSAQCEYGKRLFLALTTGNAEIFLYYKKNSTSIAIIRRIPWFQGSHKQISALCFHSMGSWLLSTSVDGSVYIIPALCFVDENCEKDKRWTSDDITSFPSISSQSSHSKPTAIVWWQSTLIPAEIGIIGTEYGEIIFINLETGHQTNVTQIKGNIISLHICRDQSNDIVSLLITSQSRRQWRLLLEQRTYSCLHHLENGESYNMLHTNDNMYDNSKIFASTRSRLQGLKQLSVDKLAILRQKLIETKSQTLGENLQYHDITNNRNTQNTTINSESSTEVNQNQITPEVMSKEVFLMSQLDREGNQLYTCYHSITSQILVYGPNFTTVPLSAHKVFESCRNVLLTQRFFFITDVSQRIIYIISDRLSETRRNDNGKFNPECIVGHFSLINSKEVIRAVYRAIDCTNNSSTILSEEMKNKYTLPKGIKDIKIELPHVDTCIIVTNHSVYKIVLRKPILSIFMELVLKNNELEKAAKLAIIFGINAQQLLEQAGDILLMNKEFPRAVACYKLSKCRIMKSMLKFASVGYTADLLRCLTHCLASPAISELPVAPRIHLSNLCVLAFIERTLRISSQKSKAIYKEFLYFLSTNSFYDELLAVNIAGQTCLWEVLHHLATQKGLYGQMLDILMRTIHNFNTSNFQPTPYGLLICISEPNLMQAMLVYPELARNHMSFILDNLQNSQIFVLQRLVTLYDPTNPVIRPRVVRCRLRHRTTSHSSQSSQCDSIDLMENDEADTLIEEIIETFLLILLTLICKKSILHQESTTYNIDLLALKKDHNNSNSGADFKRRPLCAGFSHVALIRNGNIYTWGSSVQGCLGTGPSVLRYGSPQVISFFWIMEIEVLSVSCGHCHTLAVTNNGVYAWGSSQFGQLGLGKILQCSTPELITSLAQEVIIDAVAGQYHSVALTSDGRVFTWGWGVHGQLGHGNTDKKMTPTLVTSLLGIVIRFITAGHAHTLALSTEGIIYAFGCNIFGQLGVGNNIKSSVPIKISLSERIILIATGYFHNLAVSCTNKLYIWGASPQVLRLQAQTQKRTRILEQRDIKQLENIDEFEKIADSTNMNDTNEEVLENDAQTKNAQAKSGINTESRRKQLDNVCLRNVNVGSLEEAQTHLKPTIVDTSLVKGNIIQISTGCHHNALVTKDGSLYTWGRNLDGQIGNGSRREVPIPTPLCYNPVSIFAQVPPRHNAYKRAGEEQEISDSIKNTMSEKNGNVHNEIKSENNESKEKINAIIKTVGVYCGYDYTIAIQPGGTILAWGNNSRAQLGRLPAKDMRDTDDKLVLIKKRVVRLPHTSHIALDVPTQVPNIPAPIISYQSYDISSLAGTICPLSVIEKSPGELTLHYALEYFSGLYDSSKIIEKCVELGNYQACSKIALLQHNISEAFCYQLKILHLLSLQSCSKVKSENLYEEMEQKSTEKSDLKKSSLKHVKKNTELFNKQVEKNLIDSVKDCAAKNKMKIPASKSLNSLQLLQQELYTFDCQGGLEELCKDVKCENTSTGIFEDSFDSDASSDSEEWMENHILKENQLRKQEKIGKFTEDNSEISSMKKTLDQLPKNSGTFNEKKITQFWQNNITNEAIKVIKFFLNEMENETDAIKCKILQDALDFWIEHDLVIQTIENIFLEHIQSIFYPLGLLLFCQEIMEKYLDINKNDTKIKSFIAIDYFSIKFCFQICSMLLHHIDQDQPMPEFIKLLSSLTADQFGPPLTGYPGSSGNNTSKQMMEGVISTVSSNIHDSKSFVHIKDPDEVYRFLETKEDTMIFTCGHHFPLSAYKNEIIPMMETELLTSESLVLPCTAQYLGKMLSQTAKPEILCPLCIPRALETLVKKYNG from the exons atgattgcaGAAATAAGCACAGAAGGCTTTCAGCCAAtgacaaattttaatgaagaaaGTCTATTTAAGTTACaatgtttaattaaagcaACAAATATACAACATAGTGCACAGTGTGAATatggaaaaagattatttttagcaCTTACAACAGGAAAtgctgaaatttttttatattataaaaaaaattcgacatCTATTGCAATAATTAGAAGGATACCTTGGTTTCAAGGATCTCATAAACAAATCTCAGCTTTATGTTTTCATTCCATGGGATCATGGTTGTTATCTACAAGTGTTGATGgatctgtatatataattcctgCTCTATGCTTTGTAGATGAAAATTGtgagaaagataaaagatgGACCAGTGATGATATaacttcttttccttctattaGTTCACAATCATCTCATTCAaa acctACTGCAATAGTATGGTGGCAAAGTACACTAATACCTGCTGAAATTGGTATTATTGGAACAGAATATGgagagattatatttattaatcttgaaaCTGGCCATCAAACGAATGTTACAcaaattaaaggaaatattatcAGTCTGCACATTTGTCGTGATCAAAGTAATGACATTGTATCTCTTCTGATAACAAGTCAATCCAGAAGACAATGGAGATTACTTTTAGAACAGCGTACATATAGTTGTTTGCATCATTTAGAAAATGGAGaatcatataatatgttaCATACAAATGATAACATGTATGATAATAGCAAAATATTTGCTTCTACTAGATCTAGATTGCAAGGACTCAAGCAATTGTCTGTGGACAAACTTGCAATACTCagacaaaaattaatagaaacaaaaaGTCAGACATTAGGAGAAAATTTGCAGTATCatg atattacaaataatcgaaatactCAAAATACAACTATTAATTCTGAATCTTCAACAGAAGTAAATCAGAATCAAATAACACCAGAAGTGATGTCAAAAGAAGTATTTCTAATGTCTCAATTAGATAGGGAAGGgaatcaattatatacatgTTATCATTCTATTACAAGTCAAATATTg gTATATGGACCTAATTTTACTACTGTACCTCTATCAGCACATAAAGTATTTGAATCATgtagaaatgttttattaactcaacgatttttttttattactgatGTTAGTcaacgtataatatatataatatcagatAGATTATCTGAAACTCGTAGGAATGATAATGGTAAATTTAATCCAGAGTGTATTGTTGGTcacttttctttaataaatagcaAAGAAGTAATACGTGCTGTGTACAGAGCTATTGATTGTACAAATAATTCATCAACAATACTTtctgaagaaatgaaaaataaatatacattaccAAAgggaataaaagatattaaaattgaattacctCATGTGGATACATGTATAATTGTAACAAATCattctgtatataaaattgttttaag AAAaccaatattatcaatttttatggaattagtattaaaaaataatgaactcGAAAAAGCAGCGAAATTAGCTATAATATTCGGTATTAATGCACAACAATTATTAGAGCAAGCTGGTGATAtacttttaatgaataaagaatttcCACGTGCAGTAGCTTGTTATAAATTGTCTAAA tgtAGAATAATGAAGAGCATGTTAAAATTTGCATCTGTTGGATATACAGCAGATTTACTACGTTGTCTCACACATTGTTTAGCTTCTCCAGCTATAAGTGAATTACCTGTTGCACCAAGAATACATCTTTCTAATTTATGTGTTTTAGCTTTTATTGAACGGACGCTTAGAATTTCATCTCAAAAGTCCAAagctatatataaagaattttt atattttttatctacaaattctttttacgATGAGTTATTAGCAGTTAACATCGCTGGACAGACATGTTTATGGGAGGTGTTGCATCATTTAGCAACACAAAAAGGTCTTTATGGACAAATGTTAGATATTCTTATGAGGACAATACATAATTTCAATACAAGCAATTTCCAACCAACaccat atggcttattaatatgtataagtGAACCAAATCTAATGCAAGCAATGTTAGTATATCCTGAGTTAGCTAGAAATCACATGTCATTTATACTtgataatcttcaaaattctcaaatttttgtattgcAA agaTTAGTAACATTATATGATCCAACGAATCCAGTAATAAGACCTAGAGTAGTACGATGCCGATTACGTCATAGAACTACTTCACATAGTTCTCAATCTAGTCAATGTGATTCTATAGATCTCATGGAAAAT GATGAGGCTGATACATTAATAGAAGAAATCATAGAAacttttttactaattttattgactttgatttgtaaaaaatctattttacatCAAGAATCTActacatataatattgatttattagcTCTTAAGAag gaTCACAACAATTCTAATTCTGGTGCTGATTTCAAGAGAAGACCATTGTGTGCAGGATTTTCTCATGTTGCTCTTATcagaaatggaaatatttatacatgggGAAGTTCTGTGCAAGGATGtttag gCACTGGTCCATCTGTATTAAGATATGGTTCACCTCAagttatatctttcttttggATAATGGAAATTGAGGTTCTCAGTGTATCTTGTGGTCATTGTCATACTTTGGCAGTAACTAATAATGGTGTTTATGCATGGGGATCAAGTCAGTTTGGTCAATTGGGTTTgggtaaaattttacaatgttCAACTCCTGAATTGATTACTTCTTTGGCTCAAGAAGTCATTATTGATGCAGTAGCTGGACAATATCATTCTGTTGCATTAACTTCGGATGGAAGAGTCTTTACATGGGGTTGGGGTGTTCATGGTCAATTAGGTCATGGTAAtactgataaaaaaatgacTCCTACATTAGTTACATCTTTACTTGGTATAGTTATACGTTTTATTACTGCTGGTCATGCACATACATTGGCTCTTTCAACAGAAGGtattatatatgcatttggttgtaatatttttggacAATTAGGTGTgggcaataatattaaaagttcaGTGCCAATAAAAATCTCATTAtcagaaagaataattcttattgcaactggatattttcataat ctTGCAGTTAGTTGTacaaataagttatatatctGGGGAGCTAGTCCTCAAGTTCTTCGATTGCAAGCACAAACACAAAAGCGAACTCGAATATTGGAACAACgagatataaaacaattagaaaatattgatgaattcgaaaaaattgcaGATTCCACAAATATGAATGATACAAATGAAGAAGTTTTAGAAAATGATGCACAAACTAAAAATGCACAAGCGAAAAGTGGAATTAATACAGAATCGCGAAGAAAACAATTAGATAATGTGTGCTTAAGAAACGTAAATGTCGGATCACTTGAAGAAGCTCAAACTCATTTAAAACCAACTATTGTAGATACTAGTTTAGTTAAAGGAAATATCATACAG aTATCAACTGGTTGTCATCATAATGCTCTTGTAACAAAAGATGGATCACTTTATACATGGGGTAGAAATTTAGATGGACAAATAGGCAATGGTAGTCGACGAGAAGTTCCAATTCCTACTCCACTGTGTTACAATCCTGTTTCGATTTTTGCACAAGTACCTCCAAGACATAATGCTTATAAACGTGCAGGAGAAGAACAAGAAATAAGtgatagtataaaaaatactatgaGTGAGAAAAACGGAAATGtacataatgaaattaaatcggaaaataatgaatctaaagaaaaaataaatgctatAATTAAAACTGTTGGAGTTTACTGTGGATATGATTATACAATTGCTATTCAACCag GAGGTACAATTTTAGCTTGGGGTAATAACAGTAGAGCACAATTAGGTCGACTTCCTGCAAAAGATATGCGTGATACCGATGATAaacttgtattaattaaaaaacgagtTGTACGGCTTCCTCATACATCGCATATAGCTTTGGACGTGCCTACTCAAGTTCCTAATATCCCCGCTCCCATTATTTCTTATCAAAGTTACGACATATCTTCTCTGGCAGGTACTATTTGTCCTTTAAgtgttattgaaaaatcaccagGAGAGCTGACATTACATTATGCATTAGAATATTTCTCTGGCTTATATGATTCCTCGAAAATTATAGAGAAG tgtGTTGAATTAGGAAATTACCAAGCTTGCTCAAAAATTGCTTTACTACAACATAATATTTCTGAAGCATTTTGctatcaattgaaaattttacatttattgagTCTCCAATCTTGCTCAAAAGTGAAgtctgaaaatttatatgaagaaaTGGAACAAAAGTCTACCGAAAAATCTGATTTAAAGAAATCTTCATTAaaacatgttaaaaaaaataccgaACTTTTCAACAAACAAGTAGAGAAAAATCTAATTGATTCTGTTAAAGATTGCGCCGccaaaaacaaaatgaaaattcctgCCAGTAAATCACTGAACAGTCTTCAATTACTTCAACAAGAATTGTACACATTTGACTGTCAAGGGGGATTAGAAGAATTATGCAAAGATGTTAAATGTGAAAATACATCTACAGGAATTTTCGAGGATAGTTTTGATTCTGATGCTAGTTCTGATTCGGAGGAATGGATGgaaaatcatattttgaaagaaaatcaattacgaaaacaagaaaaaataggaaaatttaCTGAAgataattcagaaatttctTCTATGAAAAAAACATTGGATCAATTGCCTAAAAATAGTGGaacatttaatgaaaaaaaaattacacaattttggcaaaataatataaccaaTGAAgctataaaagtaattaagttttttttaaatgaaatggaaaatgaaaCAGATGCTATCAAgtgtaaaatattacaagatGCACTTGATTTTTGGATTGAACATGATTTAGTTATACAAACAATAGAAAACATATTTCTAGAGCACATTCAATCGATTTTTTATCCCctgggattattattattttg ccaagaaataatggaaaaatatttggatataaataaaaatgatacaaaaatcAAAAGCTTTATtgcaattgattatttttctattaaattttgttttcaaatatgTTCCATGTTACTACATCATATAGATCAag atcaaCCTATGCctgaattcattaaattattatcttctttaaCGGCTGATCAATTTGGACCACCATTAACTGGATATCCAGGCTCAAGTGGAAATAATACTTCAAAACAAATGATGGAAGGAGTTATAAGTACTGTATCTTCTAATATTCATGATTCTAAATCATTTGTACATATTaag gaTCCAGATGAGGTATATCGATTTCTCGAAACTAAAGAAGACACAATGATATTCACATGTGGACATCATTTTCCATTATCtgcatataaaaatgaaataattccaatGATGGAAACTGAATTATTAACATCTGAATCATTAGTTCTTCCATGTACAGCTCAGTACTTAGGAAAAATGTTATCTCAAACTGCTAAACCAGAAATATTGTGCCCTTTATGTATTCCCAGAGCGTTGGAAACATTAGTGAAGAAGTATAATGGATGA